The Marivirga salinae DNA window TTTTAGAAGGCTTATCTTTCGGTGCAAATGCAAAAGTGATTCATCGAACGGTAGGTGAATTTGCCAAAGCATGGGGTTTTGGCTTTGATTTGGGTGCAGCTTACAAATGGAAGAATTTGGATGTGGCTTTAGTGGCTCGTGATGTCACGGGAACTTTTACCACTTGGTATCATAATGTAACTTTGATAGAAGATATTTATACGCAAACCAATAATAAAATCCCCGAAAATACGACTGAAATGGCTGTTCCGCGATTAGTGTTTGGAACGGCTTATACTCAGGAATTACCCTACAAATTCTCCATAATGGGGGAGGTAAATTTCGATGCTACCTTTGATGGCCCGCGGAATACATATATTAGTGAAGAGAAATTCTCCATTGATCCACGTGGAGGAGTAGAATTGGCTTATGATAAAATGGCCTTTCTCAGATTTGGCGGTAATAACCTTCAAAAGATCAAGAATTTTAATGGAACTGAAAGATGGAATGGTCAGGCAAGTATTGGTGCTGGTTTTCGATATAAAATCCTGCAAATTGATTATGCTTTCACTGACTTAGGCGATTATTCTGAATCACTCTATTCTCATGTTTTTACTTTGATTTTTAATTGGGATGCTAAAGAATAAAATTTTCACAACCATATTAACTATTATTCTATCTGTTCACTATGTTTTTTCACAGGATCCGCAATCATGGATTAATTTCAATCAATCCTATTATAAAATCAGTCTTGAATCTACGGCTGCTTATGAATTAGATTATAATGATCTAATTGAAGCTGGTGTGCCGATTTCCAGTATTGATGCCAGATCATTACAGATATTTCACAGAGGACAAGAAATAGCGATCAGAGTGATTGGTCAGAACGATGGTAGACTAGATGAAGGCGATGTTATCCAGTTTCTGGCTAAAAGAAATGACGGAACTTCCGATACACCTTTATATAAAAATCCGGATCATCAACCACATCAATATTTTAATCTCTTCACGGATGAGTCTGCTTATTTTTTGACTTGGAAAAATGATGGTACCAACGGAAAAAGAATTCAGGAGCAGAATATTATCAACAACACCAATAATTTAGCTGCTGAAAATTCAGTTGAGAAAGAAATTTTAAGGCTATTTACAGCTAATGCAGATAGGGGGCAGCGATATAGCCCACAAAATGAAGTGTATAATTCTGCTTTTGATTTGGGGGAAGGATGGACTGGTTCTGCATTTACTAATCCAAGCAATTTTTCAATTACAGATTTGGATAAAGCGGCTCGTTCTGAACTTCCACCTACATTGGAAATCTTGATTCAAGGAAGAAATATGCGCCAGCATCAGACTGAAGTTTTGGTTGGGCCAAATGAAAATTCCTTAAGATCGCTTGGTACTGTGAATTTCAAGGAATATGAATATGAGATTTTTTCGGGTGATTTAGAATGGACAGATATTGCTAATAGTGGCGATTTAGTCCTAAGGCTTGTGCCACAAGCTGAAGGTGTTGATAGGATTTCGGTTTCTTACATTAAAGTTAATTTTCAAATGGAGCCTGATTTGAATAATGAAGCAGGCGGGAAATTAACCTTAAACCCAAATCCTAATGGTTCTTCATATGTACAGTTTTTGAATACAAATAGTACGGCAAGATTATATAGAACTGACAATTTTAATGAGCCGGTTTTATTGCGCACCAACAGAATAGGTTCTGAAATCAATACTGTAGTTCAAAACACTGTAAATGGAGTAGAATTGTATTTACAAAATCAAAACTTTCTTACTCCCAGTATAGAAAAGGTAAATTTTAGAGATTTCAGCAATTTCAATCCTGATTATGTTATTCTTAGCCATCCAGAGCTAAGCAATCCTAGCGGGGATTATACT harbors:
- a CDS encoding PorV/PorQ family protein; amino-acid sequence: MRKILFLFLFLALSIEISAQVSKPKYANEFLAIGVGARAFALGGASVASVEGASAGYWNPAKLSSLETDHSLDLMHAEYFAGIAAYDYVGFATSIDEDSKMGFSMIRFGVDDIPDTRFIYDANGALNYDNIRFFSAADYAFQFSYARDLKFLEGLSFGANAKVIHRTVGEFAKAWGFGFDLGAAYKWKNLDVALVARDVTGTFTTWYHNVTLIEDIYTQTNNKIPENTTEMAVPRLVFGTAYTQELPYKFSIMGEVNFDATFDGPRNTYISEEKFSIDPRGGVELAYDKMAFLRFGGNNLQKIKNFNGTERWNGQASIGAGFRYKILQIDYAFTDLGDYSESLYSHVFTLIFNWDAKE